The following coding sequences lie in one Oncorhynchus kisutch isolate 150728-3 linkage group LG17, Okis_V2, whole genome shotgun sequence genomic window:
- the LOC109908168 gene encoding proteolipid protein 2-like isoform X1: MADTEASVAAGCLEKLKGYVKTRKGTILAAEILISFIILICYAASLYGGYSAVAICEMVFAIIFFVVFMMEMDKSIQVVNWVWSDLIRAAIGAALYLITSLICVIGGSGDGARIAGGVFGLLAGILFAYDAYTIFLVIKSTRQHTAAPTDDRV; encoded by the exons ATGGCTGATACTGAGGCCAGTGTCGCTGCGGGCTGCCTGGAGAAACTGAAGGGCTACGTGAAGACCCGAAAAGGAACTATTCTTGCTGCAGAAATA CTCATCAGTTTTATTATCCTAATCTGCTATGCTGCATCATTGTATGGAGGTTATTCTGCAGTGGCCATCTGTGAGATGGTGTTCGCCATCATCTTCTTTGTCGTCTTCATGATGGAAATGGACAAGTCCATCCAGGTGGTCAACTGGGTCTGGAGT GATCTTATCCGTGCTGCTATTGGTGCAGCCCTGTACCTTATCACCTCTCTGATCTGTGTGATTGGTGGATCCGGGGACGGCGCCCGTATTGCAGGAGGG GTGTTCGGCCTGCTGGCTGGGATCCTGTTTGCCTATGATGCCTACACCATCTTTCTGGTCATCAAGAGCACCAGGCAGCACACAGCAGCGCCCACTG ACGACAGAGTTTAA
- the LOC109908168 gene encoding proteolipid protein 2-like isoform X2: protein MADTEASVAAGCLEKLKGYVKTRKGTILAAEILISFIILICYAASLYGGYSAVAICEMVFAIIFFVVFMMEMDKSIQVVNWVWSDLIRAAIGAALYLITSLICVIGGSGDGARIAGGVFGLLAGILFAYDAYTIFLVIKSTRQHTAAPTGG, encoded by the exons ATGGCTGATACTGAGGCCAGTGTCGCTGCGGGCTGCCTGGAGAAACTGAAGGGCTACGTGAAGACCCGAAAAGGAACTATTCTTGCTGCAGAAATA CTCATCAGTTTTATTATCCTAATCTGCTATGCTGCATCATTGTATGGAGGTTATTCTGCAGTGGCCATCTGTGAGATGGTGTTCGCCATCATCTTCTTTGTCGTCTTCATGATGGAAATGGACAAGTCCATCCAGGTGGTCAACTGGGTCTGGAGT GATCTTATCCGTGCTGCTATTGGTGCAGCCCTGTACCTTATCACCTCTCTGATCTGTGTGATTGGTGGATCCGGGGACGGCGCCCGTATTGCAGGAGGG GTGTTCGGCCTGCTGGCTGGGATCCTGTTTGCCTATGATGCCTACACCATCTTTCTGGTCATCAAGAGCACCAGGCAGCACACAGCAGCGCCCACTGGTGGGTGA